The following proteins are co-located in the Roseiconus lacunae genome:
- a CDS encoding bifunctional riboflavin kinase/FAD synthetase yields the protein MTEIVSLADATAATIPAALHGCVASIGNFDGVHLGHAALLRQTRQLARRLDAPTVACVFDPHPIAILRPDAAPRRLSTISERARRMERLGIDYLVVIETTKDLLDLTAEAFFDALMINNLRAAGMVEGANFCFGKGRQGNVDLLTRLCQQHGIEFVAAELRSEGSEIISSTRIRQCLADGDVAAAHAMMDVPHRVIGEVIRGDGRGRTIGFPTANIKVSDVVMPATGVYAGTAWIDDRAHPAAIHLGESPTFGSGVPEQVEVHVMDYKADLYGKSIAVDFVARVRGIERFESADALVAQLQRDIRSCRQCLQTASLAKESS from the coding sequence GTGACCGAGATCGTTTCGCTCGCCGATGCTACCGCAGCGACGATCCCCGCTGCGCTTCATGGTTGTGTGGCTTCGATCGGCAACTTTGACGGTGTTCACCTCGGGCACGCTGCCCTGCTCCGTCAGACACGGCAACTCGCCCGGCGATTGGACGCACCAACGGTGGCTTGCGTGTTCGATCCCCATCCAATCGCAATCCTGCGACCCGATGCGGCACCGCGTCGTCTGTCGACGATTTCCGAACGAGCCCGTCGGATGGAACGACTGGGGATCGACTATTTGGTGGTGATCGAAACCACCAAGGACCTGCTGGATCTGACGGCGGAAGCGTTCTTTGATGCGTTAATGATCAATAACCTGCGTGCCGCAGGGATGGTCGAAGGTGCCAACTTTTGTTTCGGTAAGGGGCGGCAAGGTAACGTCGACTTATTGACGCGACTTTGTCAGCAGCACGGTATCGAATTCGTCGCCGCCGAACTACGTAGCGAAGGCAGCGAAATCATCAGCAGTACGCGAATTCGGCAGTGTCTTGCCGACGGCGATGTCGCGGCGGCGCATGCGATGATGGATGTTCCACATCGGGTAATCGGCGAAGTGATTCGCGGCGATGGTCGAGGGCGAACGATTGGGTTTCCGACCGCCAACATCAAGGTCTCCGACGTCGTCATGCCTGCGACGGGTGTATATGCCGGAACTGCCTGGATCGATGATCGAGCGCACCCCGCGGCGATCCATCTCGGCGAAAGCCCGACGTTCGGTTCCGGCGTTCCCGAACAAGTCGAAGTCCATGTGATGGATTACAAGGCTGACCTTTACGGAAAGTCGATCGCTGTCGACTTTGTCGCCCGTGTTCGAGGCATCGAACGCTTTGAATCGGCGGATGCCCTGGTCGCCCAGTTGCAGCGGGACATTCGATCATGCCGCCAATGTTTGCAAACAGCCTCTCTCGCTAAAGAATCATCATGA
- a CDS encoding ABC transporter permease, protein MTESKQRPNSIWKFLGRLGPTYALFVVIGLFSILDYQYGSQSFFSARNARVIANSAALVAVPALGMTMIIIAGGIDLSAGTALTLCGTALAVAFRDHTVPIGQDEATFWIVCALAAGLGVGVVCGLINGLIIAMAEIVPFIVTLGTMTIFLGIGQVLASESTVYPEPDHLPDWLRHLCYTGSNSEYYWFDFLHVPSSALIAIVLGLAVAALMHFSVFGRNVVAVGSNPATARLCGIRVGMTTVAVYAFSGVFVAVGALLYFANVKNGNPSDGTGKELEIIAAVVLGGGSLSGGRGSVLGTIIGALIIKSISSGCTMLSIPNTYTHIIIGIIIIIAVLIDGLRSGKPKWLFDRMR, encoded by the coding sequence ATGACTGAAAGTAAGCAACGACCCAATTCCATTTGGAAATTCCTCGGGAGACTCGGCCCCACTTACGCACTGTTTGTTGTGATCGGGTTGTTCTCGATCCTGGACTACCAGTACGGCAGTCAGAGTTTCTTCTCGGCACGAAACGCTCGTGTGATCGCCAACTCGGCAGCGTTGGTTGCCGTCCCAGCGCTTGGGATGACGATGATTATCATTGCCGGCGGGATCGATTTGTCAGCCGGCACAGCGCTCACATTGTGCGGGACCGCGCTCGCCGTCGCCTTCCGTGACCATACGGTTCCCATCGGACAAGACGAGGCAACATTTTGGATTGTTTGTGCACTCGCCGCTGGGCTTGGGGTGGGCGTTGTCTGTGGTTTGATCAATGGCTTGATTATCGCGATGGCCGAGATCGTTCCCTTCATCGTGACACTCGGTACGATGACGATCTTTCTCGGCATCGGACAGGTATTGGCGAGCGAGTCGACGGTCTATCCCGAACCTGATCACTTGCCCGATTGGTTGCGGCACTTGTGTTATACGGGAAGCAATTCGGAGTACTACTGGTTTGATTTTCTGCATGTGCCGTCGAGTGCGTTGATCGCCATTGTGTTGGGACTCGCCGTCGCGGCACTGATGCACTTCTCTGTTTTCGGTCGCAACGTCGTCGCGGTGGGATCCAACCCTGCGACGGCCAGGCTATGCGGGATTCGCGTCGGGATGACAACGGTCGCGGTGTACGCGTTTTCGGGCGTGTTTGTTGCTGTCGGTGCCCTGCTCTACTTCGCCAACGTTAAAAATGGCAACCCGTCTGACGGTACCGGAAAAGAACTGGAGATTATCGCAGCCGTGGTCCTCGGGGGCGGCAGTTTAAGTGGCGGTCGAGGCTCGGTATTGGGGACGATTATTGGGGCACTGATCATCAAATCGATCAGTAGCGGATGCACGATGCTTTCGATCCCCAACACTTACACCCATATCATCATCGGGATCATCATCATCATCGCGGTGTTGATCGATGGGCTTCGCAGCGGTAAACCAAAGTGGCTGTTTGACCGAATGCGTTAG
- a CDS encoding sugar ABC transporter ATP-binding protein, which translates to MSSLLEVTDVSKRFGPTIALDRVCLKAQAGRVLALIGENGAGKSTLLKTLSGAHRPDSGAMLLDGQRYAPSGPINARQRGVAIVYQELTLAPDLSIEDNLMLGRSGTGLGTLLRTAQRTIVRDAMERVGLGHLSPKARTGDQSIATCQLIEVARALISDAKILLLDEPTSSLPAADVERLFEIIGQLRDRGMAIIYISHFLEEVRRVADDYAVLRDGHSVGEGRLDEVTDDQIISMMVGRDVDDLFPHVPHDVGMPHLTLKNVSASPAPTDVSLRIYEGEIFGVAGLVGAGRTELLRCLYALEPTYQGHVQLEGRSLPHRVGARRKAGFGLLSEDRKTEGLAQNLSVTENVCMGNHHRFSLFGWINLRSRRKETERLIHQVEIKAHSADQSVSELSGGNQQKVAFARLLAQHADVYLLDEPTKGIDIGTKAEIYRMIGELAASGRTIVFVSSYLPELLAVCDRIGVMARGQLIEVRKSKEWTEEDLMAAAVS; encoded by the coding sequence AAGCACAAGCCGGTCGCGTCTTGGCATTGATCGGCGAGAATGGTGCGGGGAAAAGCACGTTGCTGAAGACTCTCAGCGGTGCTCACCGACCCGACTCCGGGGCGATGCTGCTCGACGGACAACGTTACGCGCCCAGTGGCCCGATCAACGCACGCCAACGTGGAGTCGCGATTGTTTACCAGGAACTCACTTTGGCGCCGGACCTCAGTATCGAAGACAATCTGATGCTTGGGCGGTCCGGGACCGGTCTCGGAACCCTGCTTCGCACTGCCCAGCGAACAATCGTTCGCGACGCTATGGAACGTGTCGGACTGGGGCACCTATCCCCGAAAGCTCGAACCGGTGATCAGTCGATCGCGACATGCCAACTGATCGAGGTCGCCCGGGCGCTCATTAGTGACGCGAAGATTTTGCTGCTCGATGAGCCGACAAGTTCGTTGCCTGCCGCGGACGTCGAGCGATTGTTCGAAATCATCGGGCAGTTGCGTGATCGCGGAATGGCGATCATCTACATCAGCCACTTTCTCGAAGAAGTCCGGCGCGTCGCCGATGACTATGCGGTGCTGCGTGACGGGCACAGCGTCGGTGAGGGGCGACTGGACGAGGTGACCGACGACCAAATCATTTCGATGATGGTCGGTCGCGATGTTGATGACTTGTTCCCACACGTGCCGCACGATGTCGGAATGCCGCATTTGACACTGAAAAACGTGTCTGCCTCCCCTGCCCCGACTGATGTGTCGCTGCGTATTTACGAGGGCGAAATCTTTGGTGTCGCCGGGTTAGTCGGCGCGGGACGGACGGAATTGTTGCGTTGTTTGTATGCTCTTGAGCCGACTTACCAAGGACACGTTCAACTGGAGGGACGCAGTTTACCGCACCGCGTCGGTGCCAGACGTAAGGCCGGGTTTGGACTACTAAGCGAAGACCGGAAAACCGAAGGCTTGGCACAAAACCTTTCGGTGACCGAGAATGTGTGCATGGGGAACCATCACCGATTCAGCTTGTTCGGTTGGATTAATCTGCGATCGCGTCGCAAGGAAACCGAGCGTTTGATCCATCAGGTCGAGATCAAGGCTCATAGTGCGGACCAGTCGGTGTCGGAACTATCCGGCGGTAATCAGCAAAAGGTCGCCTTTGCCCGATTGTTGGCACAGCATGCCGACGTCTATCTTCTTGACGAACCGACCAAGGGAATCGACATCGGGACAAAAGCCGAGATTTACCGCATGATTGGTGAACTTGCCGCGTCGGGACGTACAATCGTCTTCGTCAGCTCTTACTTGCCCGAACTACTCGCCGTTTGTGACCGAATTGGCGTGATGGCACGTGGTCAACTGATCGAAGTTCGGAAGTCGAAGGAATGGACCGAGGAAGATTTGATGGCGGCAGCGGTCAGTTGA